One region of Salvelinus sp. IW2-2015 linkage group LG1, ASM291031v2, whole genome shotgun sequence genomic DNA includes:
- the LOC111962022 gene encoding transcription factor 15-like gives MAFTMLRPVATHPFSSYPPDLNMISDDEENRSESDGSSDQSYECCASSDKTCRQLSRMVGVGGVVVVKQRNTANARERDRTQSVNTAFTALRTLIPTEPVDRKLSKIETLRLASSYISHLANVLVLGDGREDGQPCLSAVYRAQGHGERKQPRTICTFCLSNQRKGGKDGRGCLKMRGASALRMSRK, from the exons ATGGCTTTTACAATGCTTCGGCCGGTGGCAACTCACCCCTTCTCCTCCTACCCTCCTGATCTCAACATGATCTCGGACGACGAGGAGAACCGCAGCGAGAGCGACGGCAGCTCTGACCAGAGCTATGAATGCTGTGCCTCTTCAGATAAGACTTGTCGGCAGCTTTCCCGCATGGTGGGAGTCGGTGGGGTTGTTGTGGTCAAACAGCGCAACACAGCCAACGCCAGGGAGCGAGACCGGACCCAGAGCGTCAACACCGCCTTCACCGCGCTCCGGACACTCATACCCACGGAGCCGGTGGACAGAAAGCTCTCCAAAATTGAAACGCTCCGGTTGGCGTCCAGCTACATCTCACACTTGGCCAACGTTCTGGTGCTTGGTGACGGGCGTGAGGATGGCCAGCCGTGCCTGAGTGCAGTGTACCGCGCGCAAGGACATGGAGAGAGGAAGCAACCCAGAACTATCTGCACCTTTTGCTTGAGCAACCAGCGAAAAGGG gGGAAAGATGGTCGGGGTTGTCTGAAAATGCGCGGAGCCAGTGCACTACGAATGAGCCGAAAATAG